In one window of Arachis ipaensis cultivar K30076 chromosome B06, Araip1.1, whole genome shotgun sequence DNA:
- the LOC107648365 gene encoding uncharacterized protein LOC107648365: MSEEKKAIVRDLGFGGLMHIPPLRVHHKILKELDNSFKLGKNTLETGYGSFRVRPRTIGAALDLNASGDLLFQKVNYKDLSEDNKQIFRRFQGKTLKNLTDEMMTIGVDNEQDRLMFKRIFILCIQMAFLLATTINKISPVHLAQIFKMDTIKEGNWGAHVLNFIIKGITDYNMKKKKAIDGCLFALMIVYFHLSKNKDKKEEERPPEPWITNWTREQLVERMRAEMDEHMGIVKMAETKEKLKQMKKKDKKEKKTKKKESNFIIIRDGNI, translated from the exons ATGAGCGAGGAGAAGAAAGCAATTGTTAGGGATTTGGGGTTTGGTGGCCTGATGCACATCCCGCCGCTAAGGGTGCATCACAAAATATTAAAGGAGTTGGATAACTCCTTTAAATTAGGGAAAAATACACTCGAAACCGGCTACGGTTCATTTAGAGTAAGACCAAGAACAATAGGGGCTGCACTTGACCTCAACGCGTCAG gAGATTTACTTTTTCAGAAAGTCAATTATAAGGATCTTTCTGAAGACaacaaacaaatttttagaagattccaggggAAGACCCTAAAAAATCTGACAGATGAGATGATGACTATTGGTGTTGATAATGAACAGGATCGCCtcatgttcaagaggattttcatcctctgtATACAGATGGCGTTTCTGTTAGCAAccacaataaacaaaatctccCCTGTGCACCTGGCACAAATTTTCAAGATGGACACGATAAAAGAGGGGAACTGGGGAGCACATGTTCTGAATTTCATCATCAAGGGCATAACAGATTacaatatgaaaaagaaaaaggcaattgatggctgcctaTTTGCCCTGATGATAGTTTACTTCCATCTatcaaaaaataaagacaagaaagaagaagaaagacctCCAGAACCCTGGATTACCAATTGGACTAGAGAGCAGTTGGTTGAAAGAATGAGAGCAGAAATGGATGAACATATG GGAATTGTAAAGATGGccgaaacaaaggagaaattaaaacaaatgaagaaaaaagataagaaagaaaaaaaaacaaaaaaaaaagaaagcaatttCATCATCATTAGAGACGGAAACATCTAA
- the LOC110263804 gene encoding uncharacterized protein LOC110263804, which yields MMMAPTASYIPKEGPMPSFSLGLTDSSQEEATTQEGAATQEGQRAKTPKMPKLIEQLGELVEKIAGSGVKTEGKTPPIHKQSGEESFKKFVTPARTNEMSAEIKEKCYIWATRVKTYADGNTNEYDTVCTLNAQDKYILSKIHFASLQVDTHIEAEIVSAMCFILNQQKIKRFQEEIYCLSPDIVNMAIANHPERVFLKPKNNKSFRVEDYPMVIPFLDLKKLASHRYIFAPVCHSQHWWLWVADTRKKKTFVLDPYHKTCPADERKTINIFVV from the exons ATGATGATGGCACCGACAGCATCGTACATTCCTAAAGAAGGTCcaatgccatcattcagcctcggcttgactgattcaagccaagaagaagCAACAACTCAAGAGGGTGCAGCAACACAAGAGGGGCAGAGGGCAAAAACTCCTAAAATGCCAAAATTAATAGAACAGTTAGGGGAGCTGGTGGAAAAAATTGCAGGCAGTGGGGTGAAAACAGAAGGTAAAACTCCACCTATTCATAAGCAAAGTGGTGAAGAAAGTTTTAAAAAGTTTGTAACTCCTGCGAGGACAAATGAAATGAGTGctgaaataaaagagaaatgcTACATCTGGGCCACACGTGTGAAAACATATGCAGATGGAAATACTAATGAGTATGACACCGTGTGCACACTCAATGCCCAAGATAAATACATTTTGTCAAAAATCCACTTTGCATCTCTCCAAGTTGATACACATATAGAAGctgag attgtctctgccatgtgcttcatccttaaccagcaaaaaatTAAAAGGTTTCaggaagaaatatactgtctctcccctgatattgtg AACATGGCCATTGCAAATCATCCAGAAAGGGTATTCTTAAAGCCTAAAAACAATAAGTCattcagggtggaagactacccaatgGTTATACCTTTCTTGGACCTTAAAAAACTAGCATCGCATCGTTAT atttttgcacctgtttgcCATTCACAACATTGGTGGTTATGGGTGGCTGATACAAGGAAGAAAAAAACTTTTGTACTCGACCCATATCACAAGACTTGTCCAGCTGATGAAAGAAAGACCATAAATATATTTGTT GTGTAG
- the LOC110264107 gene encoding hydroxyproline O-galactosyltransferase HPGT1-like, whose translation MELAAARNEGFVLKQLLETNGIYSEGKPLVMIGVLTTFGRQKNRDAIRNVWMGSGAALKKLEDGRALLHDLLLGEVKIVETIRIRTLIVRIG comes from the exons ATGGAACTTGCTGCTGCTAGGAATGAGGGTTTTGTTTTGAAGCAACTGCTTGAGACCAATGGGATTTACTCTGAGGGAAAGCCTTTGGTCATGATAGGTGTACTCACAACATTTGGCCGCCAGAAGAATAGGGATGCCATTCGCAATGTCTGGATGGGAAGTG GTGCAGCTTTGAAGAAACTGGAGGATGGAAGAGCATTGTTGCACGATTTGTTATTGGGAGAAG TGAAAATCGTGGAAACAATTAGGATAAGGACATTGATCGTGAGAATAGGCTGA
- the LOC110263803 gene encoding uncharacterized protein LOC110263803 → MGGILCKAIVPFMFKLIFVNMLFYAYAVRSEIGTEELEELLRESKKKKNNEKSAAQGEKGVDMRSTKGHYDSSETIPDINLSSDDPLSQGHTDQSSINKPAESMLSLVEESANEPAEENMMVVRVETQSEIEALSIVLIQVCLPLSQTTTEPEIEPTPMPEIEPTPAKSPSEKINEETAKR, encoded by the exons ATGGGTGGGATACTTTGTAAAGCAATAGTACCATTTATGTTCAAACTTATATTTGTTAACATGTTGTTTTATGCATATGCTGTCAGATCTGAAATTGGAACTGAAGAATTAGAAGAATTGTTGAGGGaatctaaaaagaagaaaaacaatgaaaaatctgCTGCACAGGG GGAAAAGGGAGTTGACATGCGATCGACAAAAGGTCACTATGACTCATCTGAGac AATACCAGACATAAACTTAAGCAGTGATGATCCTTTGTCTCAAGGACACACAGATCAAAGTAGCATAAACAAACCGgcagagagcat gTTGAGTCTAGTTGAAGAGTCGGCCAATGAGCCAGCTGAAGAGAACATGATGGTTGTGCGGGTAGAGACACAGTCAGAAATCGAAGCGCTTtcaat agttctgATTCAAGTTTGTCTACCACTATCCCAAACAACCACTGAGCCAGAAATTGAACCAACCCCTATGCCAGAAATTGAACCAACCCCTGCAAAGTCTCCAAGTGAAAAAATTAATGAAGAAACTGCAAAAAGGTAA